The sequence TCATGGGagtttgtgtctctgtcctCAGTACGTCCCCGTTAAAGGAGAGACCGTCATCGGCATCGTGACGGTCAAATCAGGAGACGTCTTCAAGGTGGACTTTGGAGGAAGTGAGCAGGCGTCCCTGTCCTACCTGGCCTTTGAGGGGTCCACCAAGAGGAACCGCCCCAACGTACAGGTGAGACTCTGAGGACAGAAAGTCCAGATGAGACTCTGAGGACAGAAAGTCAAGGTGACACTCAGGACAGGAAATCATGGTGAGACTGTGAAGTCCAGGTGAGACTCTGAGGACAGAAAGTCCAAGTGAGACTCAGGACAGGAAGTCCAGGTGAGACTTTGAGGACAGGAGGTCCAGGTGAGACTCAGGACAGAAAGTCCAGGTGAGACTATGAAGTCCAGGTAAGACTCAGGACAGGAAGCCTAGTTGAGACTCTGAGGACAGGAAGTCCAGGTGAGACTCTGTGGACAGAAAGTCCAGGTGAGACTGTGAAGTTCAGGTGAGACCCTCTCTGTGTATTGACCTCCCTCTGTGTGGTCTACCTGTGCAGGTAGGGGACCTGGTCTTTGCTCAATTCGTGGTAGCCAATAAGGACATGGAGCCGGAGCTGGTCTGTGTGGACAGCGGGGGACGAGCCAACGGGATGGGAGTGTTCGGAGCAGGAGGTCTGCTCTTCAGCGTCTCTCTGGGACTCGTCAGAAGGTATGAGCTTCTGAATGATCCACCTGAAGGACCTGGCTCTCTGACGCCCCCCTTCAGGCCGTCCTAACCCCTCTCTGTCCCCCCTCAGGCTGCTGGCCCCCCACAGCGGCGTCCTGCAggacctgcagcagctgttcccCTGTGAGCTGGTGGTTGGGATGAACGGCCGTCTCTGGGTCCGGTGTTCCAGTCTTCAGCGGACCCTCGTCATCGCcaacctgctgcagagctgcgACACCATGACCGCCCCCCAGAGACAGCAGCTGTTCAAGAGGGTGGCACAGGGGGCGCTGTAGACCACATCAAACCCTGCTGGACTACAAACCtcacctgcagctcacctgGTCTGTGTTCAGGAGGAGGCAGGTGAGCTCAGGTCTTCGGAGGTCCGCCTGCTCACAGAGACGTTAGAGATCTTTGAGGTGACGCCGGATCACTTCCTGTTCAGAGACCCGGTCTCACTCAGGTGTGTGTTCACCTGAGATCCAGCTGTGGTTCAGGATCTGGTTCTGTACCGTGTTTTATATCCTGACCTGATAAATGAGTTCTTTATTAAATCAAACGGGTCACGTGTCTCTGTGTCAGACCGGTTTCTGAGGCGTGTGAGAGCtcagagaccagaaccagagaagaagagaccATCAGAGGAGCTGTGAGGGGGTGTGACAGGGACCAGGTCTGACAGGGAGCAGGTCTGACAGGGACCAGGTCTGACAGGGACCAGGTCTAACAGGGATCAGGTCTGACAGAGACCAGGGCTGACCGTGACCAGGGCTGACAGAGACCAGGGCTGACAGAGACCAGGGCTGACTGAGACCAGGAATGACAGAGACCAGGTCTGACAGACACAGGGCTGACAGAGAACAGGTCTGACTGAGACCAGGAATGACAGAGACCAGAGCTGACTGAGACCAGGACCGACAGAAACCAGGTCTGACAGGGACCAGTGTTGACAGGGACCAGTGTTGACAGGAACAGGGCTGACAGAGACCAGGGCTGACTGAGACCAGGGCTGACCGTGACCAGGGCTGACAGAGACCAGGGCTGACTGAGACCAGGGCTGACAGAGACCAGGGCTGACAGAGACCAGGGCTGACAGGGACCAGGGCTGACAGAGACCAGGGCTGACAGAGACCAGGTCTGACAGAGGCCACGGCTGACTGAGGCCAGGAATGACAGAGACCAGGGCTGACAGGGACCAGTGTTGACAGAGACCAGGGCTGACTGAGACCAGGGCTGACCGAGACCAGGGCTGACAGAGGCCACGGCTGACTGAGGCCAGGAATGACAGAGACCAGGGCTGAGAGGGACCAGGAATGACAGTGACCAGAGCTTACTGAGACCAGGGCTGATAGGGACCAGGGCTGATAGGGACCAGGGCCGACAGGGACTAGGTCTGACAGAGACCAGGAATGACAGGGACCAGGGCTGACAGAGAACAGGGCTGACAGGGACCAGGGACTAGGTCTGACAGAGACCAGTGTTGACAGGGACCAGGGCTGACAGGGACCAGGGCTGACAGGGACTAGGTCTGACAAGGACCAGGGTTGACAGGGACCAGGGCTGACTGAGACCAGGGCTGACAGGGACCAGGACCGATGTAGACCAGGTCTGACAGGGACCAGGTCTGACAGCTTCAGATCAACAtgagtttaaaaacagactcagGTTTCGTTTTCTCGtaacatttatttcaaatagtttaagaaaaaatagatttttttacaacttttttctttatctGACTTTTTATACAGTACTTTATGTGCATTTAGAAAacctaacaaacaaacaaacaaacaaacaaacaaacaaacaaacaaacaaacagcagtaaCTGAGGCAGCAGAGAGCCAGAGCTCTGACAGGCAGCACAACCCGAACCACAAAGGATGCTGGGAAAATATGGAGGAGTGCAGGTATCAAAGACCAGACTGACCGGCTCTGGACCGGATCAGACCGGCTCTGGACCGGGTCAGACCGGCTCTGGACCGGGTCAGACCGGCTCTGGATAAAAAGTGAACTCTACGTTTGTTTTTAGGCTTTTATaaaagtgcaaataaaaagtgtcaGAGTGAGACATCAGAGCTCGTTGTAACATAAACCAGTCTGCTCTGAACtaaagtgacacacacacacacacactctcagctgATTTACATTCAgagagtgacacacacacacgcacacacacactcaggtaaacagacaggtgaAAACTTTAGTAACTATGGTAACGGGACTCTGTAATTGAACACATGCGAGGCGAACGCAGAACTTTGGCAACACGTCAGGCTGAAGGTGGCGACTGAAAAAATACGGCAGACATCttgttgatgatgtcacagtgCGGAGTGAGGAGGGCGGAgtggggtgggggtggtggggAGGGGGCGGAGCCTGGCGGGGTCAGATGATGTGTTTCTGGATCCCCGGGACGAACTCCTTGGCGTTTGGGTTGAGACTGCTGTTCACCTGgtggagagaaaagagacagagtgagacatccacagtgtgtgtgtgtttaacagcTCTGTGAAAGGATAACAGGGACAGGAACTACAGATCAGGTCTGTGACTCTGAGTCTAGACTCCAGAGATCAAGGTGACGTGTGTGATCCAGGTCCAGGACAGAGATCTGAGGTCTGAACAGAGATCAGAGTCTGCTGAATGAAACTGTAAACacactctgttgttgttgttgttagtctCTGAGTCAGGACggcctctgattggtcgaaacagACGGTGAACTCACCACAATGTCAAAGTCTGCGTCTGCGTGAACGTCCCCGTCCAGGACCAGCAGGCTGATCTGGTCCTGCAGCTGACTGACGGTCTGGGCGGGGAGGTCTCTGGACGGGATGAACCACTCccactgctcctcctcctccagcagctcctgaACGCATCGCTCCATAAActcctcctcccacagctcctcctccacctgcagcaacacacacacacacacacacacacacacacacacacacacacacacacacacagagttttgttttaaagtggTTCAGAGGAGACGTCTACACAGAGAATATATtgatatatagagagagagagagagagagagagagagagagagtctgtttctgttcagtgttattttggaactcttggtcctctttgtttcctttattGGAATAGTGGACTAACTGAACCCTGTCAAAGAGGACCAGCACACCTTTTAAAGGTAGGACAGGTGAGTCCTCTTCAGTCACAGCTGTTCATAACAACAAGTGTAAACACCTCCGTGATGCGTTCACGTGCTGACCTGGTTTCCAGCTgtcacctgtctgtgtgtgtgtgcgtgtgtgcgtgtgtgtgtgtgtgtgtgcgtgtgtgcgtgtgtgtgtgtgtgagtgtgtgcgagtgtgtgcatgtgtgtgtgtgtttgtgtgtgtgtgtatgtgtgtgtgtgtgtgtgtgagtgagtgtgtatgtgtgtgagtgtgtgtgtgtgtgtgagtgtgtgtgtgtgtatgtgtgtaagtgtttgtgtgagtgtatgagtgtgtgtgtgtgtttgtgtgtgtttgtgagtgtgtgtgagtgtgagtgtgtgtttgtgtgtgtatgtgtttgtgagtgtgtgtgtgtgtgtgtgtgtgtgtgagtgtgtgagtatgtgtgtgtgtgtgtttttgtgtgtttgagagtgtgtgtgtgtgtttgagtgtgtcctcaggtgtgctgtggtgtctgacctgtgtgtgtgtttgagtgtgtgtgtgtgtttgtgtgtgtgtgtctgtctgtcctcaggtgtgctgtgtgtgtctgacctgtgtgtgtctgacctgtgtgtgtgtgtgtgtctgacctgtgtgtgtctgacctgtgtgtgtgtgtgtgtgtgtgtgtgtgtctgacctgtgtgtgtctgacctgtgtgtgtctgacctgTGTGTatctgacctgtgtgtgtgcgcatgcgcagtggtctctcacctgtctgttgAACTCCTCCTCGTTCTCCATCCACAGGTACTCTGCGAACGGGTCTTCCTCTGAGATGAACGTGCTGCTCAGGATGATCTCGTTGCTGATcgtcatgttgttgttgttggggtTGTTGAGACTCGGATCTTTCATTGCCGTCCCGGATCAGACCGTTAGCTGAAGGGGGGCAGACAGAGGACGGGTTTAACCTTCAGCAGACCTGGATCAGTTGGTCCGTTATGTCAGAGGGTCTCTGTGATGGCCGCTGGCTCTGTAATAACTGAGTAACAGGGACTGAAAGCTTCCAGACAAACATCCAGACACTTTAAATCAACGAGAGAACATCACACTGAGAGTCTAACACACATTAAAGACCCTGAAACACCAAGTCCCCCTCACCACAGCACCAAACGGTCCACTCTGGAGAACTCTTCTCAAACTGTAATGGCCGCtgcctctgtttgtttacatctatGACGTCACGCCGTGCTCGCCTGTGATTGGACGAGCCGCTCTGCTGCCTTCATGTAACACCTGACCTACTTTAACCAAACGAGGCTGCATAATCGGAAAGGAGAGTGTCCTGGTACATGTGGGACATTTTTAACAGACTCTCTGGGGGGGACTGGtttcagagcagcctgtgtAAATACATCTGACAAAGTGGGATGACTCAGTCCTGTTCCCGCCTCATTAAACACACCTGTGGTTGTTAGAATTACAACGATTAGGGGGTAAAAGTTAGATAGAACTTTATGTACTTTTTGTCATCATTTTCCATTTAcatgttaagataagataagatatactttatttgtaaaattctgtaaaattcttttgttacagcagcttacaacacgggacaggggaatacaacaatgtactaacataattaaaaaaatataataacaataataatagcaatggtaaaataaaataaaataaaataaagtaaaaataaataataatatggcaactattacagatacatacacactatgtacacttctatctgataaatagataaggtaagttattgcacgataaaaattgcagcaggttatttaaaaacaaacatacacagtatgaagaacagtgcgatgcagatggatacagtagttatttgtgaatgtgaaaAGCTATAGAAATCTATTCATAATAATcgtaatttatttttagagaGATTTTTTTAGACGAAGaatgtcacaaagtgctttacagataaaacctttcatacaagtcgcatgcaacccaaagtgctttacagtgattgaaaacaagaaagaagcagacatAAAATAacgacaagacaaaacaaaaatggattttaaaatagagactaatgcacaccgacaataataaaatatgtgttattaaaataagttaaaatgtcaaattaatattaagaatataaatagttcaaataaatacatttaaaaaggggtAAGGAAAAGAGTTGAAAATAGAATGagggctaaaaatgtcaataaaaatgagtagataaattgaaattaataaatgaatgaataaataaaaataaaatcaataaacagttaaaattagtaaaataataaagcagcatttaaatcaatttaacagtaaaaagtatgaatacaattgttaaactctacataaaagccagactgaataaatatgtttttagtttatgtttaaaagtctcaatatctctgtcagcttccctcagatcctccggcaggctgttccatagtttgggagcttcatggctgaaagcagcgccaccaaatgtttttgttctcccctgaggaacagctaaaaaagaggagctggaggatctgagagaccttcctggtttatacactaaaaaCATCTCTGATATGTAGTCTGATATTAGGCtatgcagcgccttaaaaactagtaaaaaactggttaaatacaattaaaaattacatgaaaagacattttaaaaaagagaaaaacaggtgGAAATATAACAATGCAATTAAAATTGcatagaggtaaaaaaaatgatCCAAAAGCCCTCTGAACAGGTGAGTATACATGGGTGAGTTTATGAGTCCACGAGTCTGTGTACATTATGGGGAGAAGATCTCAGCATGAGGGGAGAATACACATCTTGCCACTCAAATAtgaagacccccccccccttcacacatacacacacacacacacacacacacacacacactaacacacaaccTTTGTTTTCATATAAAAGCAAAATAGGCACTTCACTTATTTCCAACATGTGGTACCCCGATCATATCTACAGCCCAGTTGCATTGTTATGAATAATTAACAATTGCCTCTGATGCTATTCAGTCCTGTGAGCCAGAGTTTAGATTTTCCGAGTGTGTCTTGAAGGCAGCACCGTCGTCTAGACTGTGCAGAGCCTCCTCTAACACTTCACTGAACAAACTGTTCCACAACATAAATATACACTAAAGAGTAAACAACAACctaataacataaaaacaacaacaacaacctaataacataaaaacaacaacaactctaaactttaaaaacaccacGAGCTTCTAAAATCACCAAACCAGTCAGTTTAATCCAAATCTCGCTGCCTGAGACCAAACATCGCGAGACTTCAGTCAAACCTCCGAGAATTTGCTGCAGGAGGTGTTGATGCAGAGAAGCTACGCAGCAGAAAATTAAAGGTACGAGTTTCCCTTTAACCAACACACTTAACTCCccttaatgttaatgttaatatttataACATAGAGCAcatcattttattaaaaactTAAACTGAAGAGAGCAACGAGCTCAGTTACTGAGGgatgttagcattagcattagcattaacaGCTGAGCAAAGCTAGCCTCTGCAGCATGGCTGCATTAGTCTCAGTTAGCATGGGTACCTGCTCCCCTCCTTTAAACCCTGAGTTGTTATCTGTCTAACTGAGCCTGTTAGAGTTTCTCTGTGTTCATATGAAGCTACATCCTCGGCTGTGTTCCagctcgtcctcctcctctctgtaaccacacacacttttactctgtagtgtttttattccactttaATCTTCATAAAGAGGCTTAATGACTCCAGTCTGACATGTTACCCGgcctgtcagtgtttgtgttttcagtgaggCTGTCCTCCTGGTCTGAGCTGGTCTGAgactctctctcctttcctgtCCTCCTTTATCTGCCTCTCATGTTCCAGTTATCTTTGTAGCTCAGGGGCCTGAATCAGTCTTTGCTGTGGCCCCCCAGCCTGTCCCCTGTCTTCTGTTGTCTCAGCAGAGACAGGTCTGAAGAGTGTCCCTGCCTCCTTGTGTTTCTACAGAGATCAGATGTTGTCCCAGAGAAGAGGAGCTCGTCTGCGCTGACTTTATTCTTACAGAAAGGTTCACAGACTTGactttaaagacgtgttttTCTGCCTGCGTCCTTCTTTGTCTTGACTCTCCTGAGACCTTCTGAAGGCAGAGACCGCCCCGCTTTGTGATGTCTCAGAAGTCACAGTCCGAAGGAGGTCAGAAACACTTCGCTGTGGGTCGGGGTCTACTGGCCGCTGCAGAGACTTTGAACTTCAGCATGAACGAACAGCGATCCAGCCGGCAGATGGGGGGCATGTCCTCTggtgtgggggtggggggtgctGGCATGGAGGGCCACGACGGCGGCTCTCAGATGTCCCGGCTTGGCGGCGGAAACCATCTTGGCAGCACTATGAAGCTGTTTGCCAGTTTAGGGCTGTCGCCCTCTGACCTGGACGCTCTTGCTGAAATCCCTGAAGAGGACATCAGCGTGGAGACGCTGCCGCACATCATCAGGCAGCTGAAGAGCCGTAAAGGTGAAGTCGGGGACCGGAGGGGGGCGTCCTCCATGTCCTCTGAGGCCACATATCAAGGAGGAAGAGATAGCTGGGACCAGGTCCCCATGGGGAGGATGGGGGGTCCTTCTCTGGGTCAGGGTTCAGCCCGAGCCCAGTCCTCTGTAGACTTTGGGTACAGTTCCCTGCAGGACGCTCCCGGCCGAAGCTACGGCCTGAACTACGGCGGTGGCGGTGGTGGGAGCAGGGAGAGGCCGTACTCTGAGCTTTCCCACCATGATTCCTACGGTGGGCTCGGCTTGGGTCCGTCGTCCTCAGATTCCATCTTTATGCCGAGGAGGGTCGGTCCCCCGCCACACAGAAAAGTCCAAGACTTCTTGGGAGTCATGCCCCCCGTTTTCCCCcatctgtgctctctttgtgacTTTGACGTGCGGTCCATCATGGTGAGTACCAtcctgactcctcctcctcctcctctgctcggACTAACGTTTAAAGTTTCAGCTCAGACTCTCATTCTTGTGTCCCGTCAGTCAGCAGCAGGCCGTAGTCCTCCTCGTGAGTCCTGAGGTCCAGTTTGCATCCTTGGTTTAATCACTTAAAAGCATGCGTCTTGATTTCTTACTCCTGAAGctctgcagcacaaacactcagactctTCATCATCAAACATCCTACAGTCAGATCTTGTCCTCGCTTCTTATGTCAGA is a genomic window of Notolabrus celidotus isolate fNotCel1 chromosome 8, fNotCel1.pri, whole genome shotgun sequence containing:
- the exosc3 gene encoding exosome complex component RRP40 is translated as MFSSLRDKVGQVLLPGDEFSFHTEDTISLSGPVKSERVVCGPGLRRSGDRLLVCKSGVLRHKAPNMFWMDSQQRRYVPVKGETVIGIVTVKSGDVFKVDFGGSEQASLSYLAFEGSTKRNRPNVQVGDLVFAQFVVANKDMEPELVCVDSGGRANGMGVFGAGGLLFSVSLGLVRRLLAPHSGVLQDLQQLFPCELVVGMNGRLWVRCSSLQRTLVIANLLQSCDTMTAPQRQQLFKRVAQGAL
- the LOC117818078 gene encoding polyadenylate-binding protein-interacting protein 2-like, coding for MKDPSLNNPNNNNMTISNEIILSSTFISEEDPFAEYLWMENEEEFNRQVEEELWEEEFMERCVQELLEEEEQWEWFIPSRDLPAQTVSQLQDQISLLVLDGDVHADADFDIVVNSSLNPNAKEFVPGIQKHII